The window TGGCTACCATGGGCTTCTCTCAAAACTAAATTACATTAGATCATGACACACTTATTGCATCCTTTTAATCCCTGCAGTGAATCCATCATGGTGGTATTTGAATGACAGATTGCTCAACTTTTCAGTGCCTGTTTTCCATTAATAGCATAAGAATAAGTTAGATTTTATTGTATGTATAACTTTTaaggattttaatttttgattCTGTGATGTTCAATTTAATGCAAATTCAGGGTTGATAAGATTAAGCAAAGTTAAGCTTCATTATTGTTAGATTTGAGCAATGCTAAGTTACATTCTATTAATTTGAAATCCTGTTGTTGTGGATTGAAAGATAATgtgtgtattctatttgccatctgtgaGAGGTACgacagttatcttctgttaattgggcggttttcttcatctttgcctcaaccaatcctccctccgGGGAggtatcttctgttaatgggccagtAAGTGTCCCTGCATGAAtgataaaaattacatcatccctttgtgagatgctctgcccagagtgAGAAGCCAGGCATTTCTACCTGGATATAATTTGAGATTTTGGGACGCaaatacaatctttccattggattcccagaggagcagccttTTCCGGAgtggattcccagagaagcagttttcttctccactggattaCCAGAGGAATATgaggcccatctacaccaccactggaccttcagaggaaatctccacccttctacaggatccctgctccaacagaaccacatatgttactgcaggagcactgcagccaccattcaatgggactgctgccaacaccctgaccagcggtattctgactctgtcagtaggttggggttttttttgtttgtttctactattacatttgtatttttagttttcctagtaaagaactgttattcctattccaatATTTTTGCCTAAGAGCCtcctaatttcaaaattattataattatgaGGTgggggggtttacattttccatttcaagggagacTCTTGCCTTTCTTAGCGGACACTTCTCTTTTCAACCCAAGATATTAACCTTTagggaaaaattgaaaatatataccccacattcggttggaagtatCCTAagccaaaaggctgagaaatggcTCACTGATTCTTAAGTGCTAAAGTATGAAGCCATCCTAATAGACAATGGATTAGAGCTAACCAACTCAACCCTGCCCAGTTTTTGTGTGGAGAACCAGATGAGGAACTAATACATAATTGCCTAGAGGTTATAAACTATGAAACCAAAGTAAGAGAGGACCTGACAGATCAACCACTCCAAGGTGGAAAATGATTGTACATTGATGGATCTTCACAGGTAATAAAGGGGCACAGGGTATCGGGGTACGCTATAGTGGATGAAGGGTTGGTAGccatagaaaagagaaagttaccTTCCAGCTGCTCAGCCCAAGCGTGTGAGTTGAATGCCCTAAAGGGAGTTCTGGAAATATTAGCACAGAAAAGGGGAACAATAGATATAGGACTCAAAATACACTTTTGGAGTAGAGGATACATTTGGAAAACTTTGGGAAGAGAAGGCGCTATTAAATTCAAAGGGAAAAGGACTGATTCATGAAAAACTTAATTTAGAAGTGTTAGAAACCGTACAATTACCAGAGGAAGTAGCAGTTGTGTATGTTAAAGGACATCAAAAAAGGGCGACTCAGGAGGTGCAAGGAAACAATTTAGCCAATTTAGAAGCTAAAAATGCAACTgaatcagagacagaaaaactaACAATAGTATTTACACCCatgaaagaaatgcaaaattccCTGTATTCCGTGGgacagaagaggaagaactccTTAAAATAGGAGCCAAGAAAGACAACGAAGGGAAGTGGAGATTAGCAGATGGGAGGCAAATGTTGAATAAACTCCTGGCCAGGAAAACGCTAGAAGGCATACAAAGAACAACACATTGGGGTACACAAGTGCGAAGTGATCAATTTCTAAGTGATTGGGGATGCataggaattttcagaatagctAAGCAAGTAACTGAACGGTGTGCGATATGTCAACAAGTGAATAAGAAAATCATGAGGAAAACACCCAGAGGAGGGTCAGAACTAGCCTTATGGCCCTTCCAAAACATCCAAGTAGCCGTTACTGAGCTTCCCCAGGTACAACAGTGGAAATTTTTGCCAATGATAGTAAGTCATGTGACTCATTGGGTAGAGGTGGTACACACGGTGAAAgccaatgccagtgttgtgagTAAAACTCTTCTAGAATCAATCATTCCCTGATATGGGATGGCAAACAGAATTGATTCAGACTGGGGAACTCATTTCACACCAAAGATATTGCAGAAAGTTGTTTAGGCCCTGGGAGTAAAATAGGAATTACACACTCCATGGCATCCACAGAGTTCCACTTGGGTGGAAAGAATGAACCAAACTCCTAAAAGAGCTCTAGTTAAGATAATGATTGAAACCCAAATGTCATGGATAAAATGTCTCCCTTTGGCCTTATTAAGAATTAGAACCCAACCCCAGTCAGATCTGGGGGTGTCAccctatgaaatgatgtttgggttACCCTTCCTGACCTCACCCCAGAAGGTTGCCACCTATGAGGAAGGGGAAGCCAGTGCCAAGAAATAAGTAATGTCTATAGCACAAAACCTTAGAAGAGCTAAGACATAAAGGGGCAATTCCTCAAACTACCACCCTGGATTCCAGAATCATTAAAATTAATCCCAAGGATTGGGTGATGATTAAGTCATGGAGAGATCAGCCACTAACTcctcagtgggaaggtccctttcagGTACTGCTCACCACCGAATCGGCCGTGtgaactgcagagcagggatggactcATGGCAACAGAGTCAAAGGCCCACTAGAAGAACCCAAAGAATGGACTGTAACATCCAGGCTGGGTGAAACAAGATTGACTCTCAAGCAGAGACTGGAACacaaccagaaaaacaccaagaCGCCCAAAAAGTAGAGTCAAACTTCCACCAACCAGCTCGAGAACTGTCTTCCTGTTTTAGTGGGTGAGAATTACCAGCATCTGTTGAGGGGAAATACACAAGGGACTCTAAAAGGTAATGGGGCAGCATCCTTAAGCAGTAAGGCAAAGAATAGAGGGCAAGATTGGGTTGGCCCCTTTGTTTGCTACCAAGAAGGCTCCATAGCCCTGCTGCCGGTAGGAACCATTGTAGGCATGATAAGGTAGGGACAAAAGGCCATATCAGACCTCTATCATTCCTCAATTGCTTTTTAATTCAACAGGGACTGGAGGGCAGGACCAAGATGGCCTCTGTACTGACCCCTAAGAAGCACCAACTATGGGTAGCAACCACAAAGTCACGGTAGATGGCAGCCaaagccatactggacctctGTGATGCCCTTTTGTCCATTCCAAATAAGTGTGTCTAAGAAAAACCTGAATTCTTTTCTGctgttcccactgtccttgCCCACATCAACAGATGCTGGTATGACTCATtcaagaaagagagaaaattttttaCTTAATTGTTTGGAAAAAATTACTTATAGAAAAGGGAGGTTTATTATAGATGAGCATTTCTACAATTGCCTCTCACAATTAAagagtgaatattaaatatatgttaagagaagaTTTCTAGATGTATAGtatccttcccttccccctggCATTGTTATCACAGGATGGCCTCAGTAGTCGGGGCATTTGGGAGGGTGGGCTTGTTACTGTGGcagcacctgacctccaatcaaggagtaagacagtgatctccaccactggacagagAAGAAGTCGATTGACAAGACTTTGGGGGGGGCTAGAGGTGTAAAAAACAGAATATtcattttgtagatgagcagACAGTGACTGAATTTTTGCTCCTGGCATTGTATGCTTTCatttattcagtcttctgttgtattatGATAAGGTcttaataaagcatttaaatttttgaaagtaaaaataGTTTCTCACATGGCATTGGGGAATGTGAGGCAAGGTTGTCACCAATGGATCAGCTCTCAAGGTATAACTTCTCTGACCTGGCCAGACCTCCTTAGGAGAGACCCTTCGTCAGcatcaatcacagaatggtgcAATCACCTCTTGTATAATAAGAACAGCAATAAAAGACACCCTTTAAGATAGGATTACATATTCCTCTGAAGCtccttgaaatatttctccataactgtAAAAGGAAATCTTCCTGATGAACTGCTCCAGACCAGAgagaaatcaaggcagagccatggtttgtcaggacttgcttgatcctaatgagccctgtggtgcatttggagcagagccctggaacCCTGGGTCTGAcgggagattgcacaaacctttccaagAGTCAAAGCCAGtggaaaaccccaaagtgtctcaaGGCACCAATAGGTCTCACTGAGGTCCatcccaacacaggctcctcatggactccttggagaaGAGAATTGGAGACCAGGACGGCAAAAAAACTTCTGAGAGACTCAGTGTAGAAAGGAAAttccaaagtaccttaaaaaccttgagtatctcaaagtattaatgagcaccactgagtgtcagtacagagctctcaagggactcgttaaagcagataattggagccatgattgcacaaacctctcacagagtctgtatcagaagggaaacaccaagtaccttaaaataactgaagtactctgaagcattaatgagccccactgagcatTGTTACTGACAAaacctctccagggactaattaaagcagataattggaggccatgactgcacaaacctctcagagactccaaggcaaaagccaaacctaaagtcctttgaaaaacttgcagtccctgcagggagcattaaggagcccccagggccattcctgagcaaggctccccagggactccttccagcagatccttgaggccaatGGATGTGGGcaagggggggatgctgagggtgacagtgcccagcctggctggggctgtgccaggaggccccagggcctcagggcaaggtgtctcctcacagcccttggtggcacagaccctgctgtggcccagggcaccaagacttggcttctctttgtccccacctgtcatcactgcctccagttctctgctctgcctgggggctggagacactttctcagtcgtgtccctcagttgaacccattaaaagtccaagaaactttggagttggattctgccttggagttctggagaggtttcttcagctccctctcagggactgatgttcaaggcctcagcacaaagccccagaggttCATTAaattccttgtgctgtgtctgtgctgctgagctggactgggctcctggcaccgaagcagctcctggtaaccaagcaaaggttcaaaagcacatttctcttgatgagcagctcttctgccagcccagcagggctggggcactgcctgcagccaccccgggcacagcacagaggcacagagagcttcaatcagtcaggacTGGGagggtgctgagaagtgcctggggcagaatcactgccagcccttggcacaggaagctctggctgcaggacaatgcagctgcagctcccggagccatctcctaaagctggaacattccaatgcctacagaccctgtgagtacattctgtgattgtctcttgtgcagagcagccaggggtgcccagggctgtcctgcagagcagggtcctgcagcccagggcactgtgctggggcagggactctgctgcctgccagggacagctctcagccagccctggcagctgctcccagcactgggggttGAGGTCTGGGCGAGAGGAGACAGATGGTAAGGTTTGGAaatgttctccttgtgtggtgAGGAATGCTCTGTTGTTCAGGACTGCTGCCAGCATGGCATTTAACTAAACAACATTTCCAAGTACattatacagggagcacagcaagtcAAGGGCTGCATACAagggaaaattctgcttttttttatgTACTACTCAGGGTTGCCTGGGTAGGAAATTGTGTATAGATATTCGTCTCTGGTTCAGGTTTAGAACAATAAAAAAAGTTATCTCAGATCTTACAAACCAGGCAGTGAGAGAAATCAGTACAGGGTCCATTAGAGACTGCATCACTgtcacttttccagcctcctcagggttgctctgacgttgccatcagagcctgcagatccagagctgcccctgggaagtgccagagctgggaggggtctgcagggcagagctgagcccccagggctgggctggcctctggcagcactggcaggacccagccctgggcacagggaagaagctgctggcagggacagctccaggcagcagagccctaaGCAGGCAGAGGGGGTAAAGTGcccccaagctgtgctgggatgttTCAAGTCATCTCCAAACCCAATTACTCCATGATTACTTTTTTTACAGATCCTCATGCCAAGAAACTGCAAatgtccagcagcagctccatcaggcacttcctcctgctgccattggcagacacgcggcagctgcagctcctgcacttctgcctcttgctgggcatctccctggctgccctcctgggcaacggcctcctcatcagcgccatagcctgcagccaccacctgcacacgcccatgttcttcttcctgctcaacctggccctcactgacctgggctccatctgcaccactgtccccaaagccatgcacaattccctctgggacaccaggaacatctcctacacaggatgtgctgcacaggtctTCTTTTTTGTGTTCTGTGGTATAACAGATTatttcctcctgaccatcatgtgctacgatcgctatgtgtccatctgcacacccctgcactacgggaccctcctgggcagcagagcttgtgcccacatggcagcagctgcctgggccagcgcctttctctattcactgttgcacacagccaatacattttccctgcccctgtgccatggcaatgccctgggccagttcttctgtgaaatcccacagatcctcaagctcgcCTGCTCCAAATCCCACCTCAGGGAACTGGGGCTCCTtgtgttttctatctgtttcggttttggttgttttgtgttcattgttttctcctatgtgcagatcttcagggctgtgctgaggatcccctctgagcaggaacggcacaaagccttttccacctgtctccctcacctggccgtggtctccctgttcttTTGCACTGTCAtatttgcctacctgaagcccccctccatgtcctccccatccctggatctggccctgtcagttctgtattcggtagtgcctccagccctgaaccccctcatttACAGCATG is drawn from Zonotrichia albicollis isolate bZonAlb1 chromosome 24, bZonAlb1.hap1, whole genome shotgun sequence and contains these coding sequences:
- the LOC141731650 gene encoding olfactory receptor 14C36-like, giving the protein MSSSSSIRHFLLLPLADTRQLQLLHFCLLLGISLAALLGNGLLISAIACSHHLHTPMFFFLLNLALTDLGSICTTVPKAMHNSLWDTRNISYTGCAAQVFFFVFCGITDYFLLTIMCYDRYVSICTPLHYGTLLGSRACAHMAAAAWASAFLYSLLHTANTFSLPLCHGNALGQFFCEIPQILKLACSKSHLRELGLLVFSICFGFGCFVFIVFSYVQIFRAVLRIPSEQERHKAFSTCLPHLAVVSLFFCTVIFAYLKPPSMSSPSLDLALSVLYSVVPPALNPLIYSMRNQELKAAVCRLMTGSFQKN